In Acidisarcina polymorpha, the DNA window TCTGAGGACGGAAAACACTGTTGGTCCAAGAAAAGCATCCGCTATGCGGAAAGAGACAATGTCGTTACGAGTCTATAATCGAGCAGAATGAAGGCTTATGTCTACGTTACATTGAAGCGCAGCGTTCTCGACCCTCAGGGTCAGACAATCCAGAGCGCGTTGAAAAAAATGCAGTACCAAGGCGTGGATGACGTCCGGCAGGGCAAGTATTTCATCCTCACCCTGGAAGACGCGCTCGATGCCGCAACTGCCCACACCGAAGTGGAACGGATCGCCCGCGAGGTGCTCACCAACCCGGTCATCGAAGAATTCACCTTCCGGCTGGAAGACTAGCGTCAAGCCTGCGGAGGGCCCAGTATGTGTGGAATCGTGGGTTATGTTGGTCCTCGAGAGGTAGTCCCGGTCATCATCGAGGGATTGCGGCGGCTGGAGTATCGCGGTTACGACTCTGCCGGAATCGCAGTTGGATGCGCCGGGCAGCCGCTTGAATTACGCCGTGCGCCCGGCAAGCTGCGGAACCTTGAAGAAGTCATCCGGGAACATCCGATCTTTCCCGATGCCAAACACGGCTGCGGAGGGACGTGGGGGGTTGGTCACACCCGCTGGGCAACTCACGGGCGGCCGACCGAGGAAAATGCCCACCCGCACCGTGATTGCACGGGCCGGATCGTTGTTGTTCATAACGGCATTGTCGAAAACTATCTCGACCTTAAACGCGAACTGCAGGCCGAAGGTCACGTCTTTGTCACAGAAACCGATACCGAAATCATCGCCCACCTGATTGAAGAGGAGATCAAGTCCGCCGCCGATTCGGGCAAGACTATGCTGCTCGAAGAAGGCGTCCGGCGTAGCGTCGCGCGTTTGACTGGCGCCTTCGCCATCAGCGTCATATCGGCGGACGAGCCGGACAAGATTGTCGCGGCTAGAAATGGTCCGCCGGCCGTGATCGGCCTTGGGGAGGGCGAATATTTTGTCGCCTCGGATGTTCCCGGAATTCTGCACCATACCCGCGATCTTCACTTCCTTGGCGATGGTGAGTTGGCAGTCATCACCCGGGATGGGGTCCACCTGACCGACTTCGAGGGTGACCAGCTTCCACTCAAAATCCAGCGCATTCTCTGGGATCCGATCCAGGCGGAAAAGGGCGGATACAAGCATTTCATGCTCAAGGAGATCTTCGAGCAGCCGCGCGCAGTACGCGATACAACGCTCGGCCGCATTTCGCTGAATACCGGAACGGTTTTCCTCAGCGAGATGAAGATCAGCGATGAGGAGTTCCGCGACGCACCCCGGATCGACATTGCCGCCTGTGGAACGAGCTGGCATGCTGCTTTGGCTGGGAAATACATGATCGAGCGGCTGGCCCGGATACCGGTAGAGGTGGATTATGCCAGCGAGTTTCGCTACCGCGATCCGATCATCGACTCTCGATCGATCGGCATGCTGATTACTCAATCTGGTGAAACTGCCGACACTCTTGCCGCTCAGCGGGAGATGTTAGCCAAAGGTCTGAAGACCATCGCTATCTGTAATGTTGTGGGCGCAATGGTGGCGCGCGAGGCCCATGGCACGATTTATACGCATGCCGGACCGGAGATCGGGGTCGCTTCGACCAAGGCTTTCAGCTCTCAATTGACAGCGTTGTTCCTGTTTGCCCTCTACCTGGCGCAAACACGGAATACGATCACCGGCGACGAGAGCATTGCCCTGGTCGAAGCACTTACCCGGCTGCCGGGCAAGATTGAAGAGGTGCTGCGGACTGCCGACCTAGCCTGCGAGAAGCTGGCGCGGGTTTATTCGACTGCTCGCGACTTCCTT includes these proteins:
- the purS gene encoding phosphoribosylformylglycinamidine synthase subunit PurS, which produces MKAYVYVTLKRSVLDPQGQTIQSALKKMQYQGVDDVRQGKYFILTLEDALDAATAHTEVERIAREVLTNPVIEEFTFRLED
- the glmS gene encoding glutamine--fructose-6-phosphate transaminase (isomerizing), which codes for MCGIVGYVGPREVVPVIIEGLRRLEYRGYDSAGIAVGCAGQPLELRRAPGKLRNLEEVIREHPIFPDAKHGCGGTWGVGHTRWATHGRPTEENAHPHRDCTGRIVVVHNGIVENYLDLKRELQAEGHVFVTETDTEIIAHLIEEEIKSAADSGKTMLLEEGVRRSVARLTGAFAISVISADEPDKIVAARNGPPAVIGLGEGEYFVASDVPGILHHTRDLHFLGDGELAVITRDGVHLTDFEGDQLPLKIQRILWDPIQAEKGGYKHFMLKEIFEQPRAVRDTTLGRISLNTGTVFLSEMKISDEEFRDAPRIDIAACGTSWHAALAGKYMIERLARIPVEVDYASEFRYRDPIIDSRSIGMLITQSGETADTLAAQREMLAKGLKTIAICNVVGAMVAREAHGTIYTHAGPEIGVASTKAFSSQLTALFLFALYLAQTRNTITGDESIALVEALTRLPGKIEEVLRTADLACEKLARVYSTARDFLYLGRGIHYPIALEGALKLKEISYIHAEGYPAGEMKHGPNALIDGTLPVVVLATKDGANHGSRLRYEKTLSNIQEVTARSGKVIAIATEGDEQIGDLVDQVIYIPQAPELLLPLLDVVPLQLLAYHIAVRRGCDVDQPRNLAKSVTVE